From one Haloferax marinisediminis genomic stretch:
- a CDS encoding carbohydrate ABC transporter permease: MSNENSGINLGSDDAEMKRGPFGRWVNKAIKNPDRVYRAMFYVATVFFLVTTLFPFYWLLVIALTPNRLITNMGLLPKGFNPAVFIEMFERVPFHLYMFNSFVLGITTTIIVLLLASLAGYVFGRLRFRGKGALMLGILAISYFPPAAFLIPLFELFTGNTAISLGAITISSPDLFNTPAPMVFPFSALLLPLSIFILTTFYGQIPDGLEDAARVEGTTRLGALFRVIVPLSAPGVATAGVLTFIAVYNEFFFSFLMNNGEASSWAPIVAGILKYQGQFDTPYNLMAAASIVGVLPVAILVIIAQERIVSGLTAGALKE; encoded by the coding sequence ATGTCTAACGAAAACTCAGGAATCAACCTCGGTTCCGACGACGCTGAGATGAAGCGCGGGCCGTTCGGCCGCTGGGTCAACAAGGCGATTAAGAACCCCGACAGAGTGTACCGAGCGATGTTCTACGTCGCGACGGTGTTCTTCTTGGTCACGACGCTGTTCCCGTTCTACTGGCTCTTGGTCATCGCGCTCACGCCGAACCGTCTCATCACCAACATGGGGCTGCTCCCGAAAGGGTTCAACCCGGCGGTGTTCATCGAGATGTTCGAGCGCGTGCCGTTCCACTTGTACATGTTCAACAGCTTCGTGTTGGGCATCACGACGACGATTATCGTGTTGCTCCTCGCGAGTCTCGCGGGGTACGTCTTCGGGCGCCTCCGCTTCCGCGGGAAGGGAGCGTTGATGCTCGGCATCCTCGCAATCTCGTACTTCCCGCCGGCAGCGTTCCTCATCCCGCTGTTCGAACTGTTCACCGGGAACACAGCGATTAGCCTGGGCGCAATCACCATCTCGTCGCCGGACCTGTTCAACACGCCGGCACCGATGGTGTTCCCGTTCAGTGCGTTGCTGCTCCCGCTGTCCATCTTCATCCTCACGACGTTCTACGGGCAGATTCCCGACGGACTGGAGGATGCAGCGCGGGTCGAAGGAACGACACGGCTCGGGGCGCTCTTCCGCGTCATCGTGCCGCTGTCAGCACCCGGTGTCGCGACCGCAGGAGTCCTCACGTTCATCGCTGTGTACAACGAGTTCTTCTTCTCGTTCCTGATGAACAACGGTGAGGCCTCCTCGTGGGCACCAATCGTCGCTGGTATCCTGAAATATCAAGGCCAGTTCGACACGCCGTACAACCTGATGGCCGCCGCTTCCATCGTGGGGGTCTTACCCGTGGCCATCCTTGTCATAATCGCACAGGAACGTATCGTCAGCGGACTAACTGCAGGAGCACTGAAGGAGTAA
- a CDS encoding substrate-binding domain-containing protein, whose product MVDAESRKGKRNGVSRRSFVKAAGASGVAVGLAGCISTGGGDGDSGGDGGDGGDGGDTDTPINTEAPTEDITLQWAADTRMADSADEIRQALSDAGLPDNITVELIAGSQVTDNRQAQYQQWLNGGREEPTLLMMDSGWTVPFIARNQIQNLSQSLPSEMISTIEDQYFGASVATAKGANGDLYGQPLFPDFPTMQYRKDLLRNAGYTDEDFETWATESMSWEEFSAITKEAMEANSDIEYGFTFQANVYEGLSCCDFNEFMTSYGGAYFGGRENLFGPVGDRPITVEEEPVLNAIRMVRTLIHGEDDEHALDGITGNISPEAVLQWTEEPSRKPFTGGNAIMHRNWPYSININGADDVFGEDLGVMPIPYGVTPDEAQYEGTGGPVAALGGWHLTLNPNAPDEKKQAAVQVFKAMQEEQFQLDMFEIGGWIPPRPATLDSDRAQQVPVIGRYLDALKVAGENAIPRPVTVVWPQQSGKVSQEVNNAMAQEKSPEQAMSDLANQLEQIEQSAS is encoded by the coding sequence ATGGTTGATGCTGAATCACGCAAGGGCAAGCGGAATGGCGTCTCACGACGCAGCTTCGTGAAGGCTGCAGGCGCATCGGGCGTCGCAGTTGGACTCGCGGGCTGTATTAGCACCGGCGGCGGCGATGGTGACTCCGGTGGAGACGGTGGAGACGGCGGCGACGGTGGAGACACCGACACCCCGATCAACACCGAAGCACCGACTGAGGACATCACGCTTCAGTGGGCCGCAGACACGCGTATGGCAGACAGCGCGGACGAAATCCGTCAGGCACTTTCTGACGCTGGTCTCCCAGACAACATCACTGTCGAACTCATCGCAGGTTCGCAGGTTACCGACAACCGTCAGGCGCAGTACCAGCAGTGGCTGAACGGTGGCCGCGAAGAACCAACGCTCCTCATGATGGACAGTGGGTGGACGGTTCCGTTCATCGCGCGTAACCAGATCCAAAACCTGTCGCAGTCGCTCCCGTCCGAGATGATTTCGACCATCGAGGACCAGTACTTCGGTGCGAGCGTCGCCACGGCGAAGGGCGCGAACGGCGACCTGTACGGTCAGCCGCTGTTCCCTGACTTCCCGACGATGCAGTACCGCAAGGACCTGCTCCGCAACGCAGGCTACACCGACGAGGACTTCGAGACGTGGGCGACCGAGTCCATGTCCTGGGAAGAGTTCTCGGCGATTACGAAGGAAGCCATGGAAGCGAACTCCGACATCGAGTACGGCTTTACCTTCCAGGCGAACGTCTACGAGGGTCTCTCGTGCTGTGACTTCAACGAGTTCATGACCTCGTACGGTGGCGCCTACTTCGGTGGCCGCGAGAACCTCTTCGGCCCCGTCGGTGACCGACCGATTACGGTCGAAGAAGAACCCGTCCTCAACGCCATCCGGATGGTCCGCACGCTCATCCACGGCGAGGACGACGAACACGCTCTCGACGGCATCACGGGTAACATCTCGCCCGAGGCCGTCCTGCAGTGGACCGAGGAGCCGTCGCGCAAGCCGTTCACCGGTGGCAACGCAATCATGCACCGCAACTGGCCGTACTCGATCAACATCAACGGTGCCGACGACGTCTTCGGCGAAGACCTCGGTGTCATGCCGATTCCGTACGGTGTCACGCCGGACGAAGCTCAGTACGAAGGCACTGGTGGCCCCGTCGCAGCCCTCGGTGGCTGGCACCTGACGCTGAACCCGAACGCACCGGACGAGAAGAAGCAGGCCGCTGTGCAGGTGTTCAAGGCCATGCAGGAAGAGCAGTTCCAGCTCGACATGTTCGAAATCGGTGGGTGGATTCCGCCGCGTCCCGCGACGCTCGACTCCGACCGCGCACAACAGGTGCCGGTCATCGGTCGGTACCTCGACGCCCTGAAGGTTGCTGGCGAGAACGCGATTCCGCGTCCGGTCACCGTCGTGTGGCCCCAGCAGTCCGGGAAGGTCTCTCAGGAAGTCAACAACGCGATGGCCCAGGAGAAGTCGCCCGAACAGGCGATGTCGGACCTCGCAAACCAGCTCGAACAGATCGAGCAGAGCGCCTCGTAA
- a CDS encoding carbohydrate ABC transporter permease: MENLSETQFAYLLLTPALILLGVIAVYPLATTFSMSLFADQLTGSARLGEFVGLQNYIDLFTGARDFALPSAFLPTFTTEFPFVTDIYSSALMVTLIFTVFSVLFETLIGFGQALILDQDFRGRRWVRVAIIIPWAVPIVIQGMIWYLMFQPNIGFLIGTTENPALLNQLGLIGTTPLRDTADSLFLIIVADVWKTSAFMALLILAGMQSIDRSLYDVAKVAGASRWQQFRMITLPLILPTVLVAMLFRTIDAMRVYGIIETMAGCQTVPSLSCLVVSTFNAPLYGTSATVAFVTAAIIALVVSVYIYNFASEGL; this comes from the coding sequence ATGGAGAATCTGTCCGAGACGCAGTTCGCGTACCTGCTTCTAACGCCCGCACTCATCCTTTTGGGGGTAATCGCAGTGTACCCGCTAGCGACGACGTTCAGCATGTCGCTGTTCGCCGACCAGCTAACGGGGTCTGCACGACTGGGTGAGTTCGTTGGGCTGCAGAACTACATCGACCTCTTCACTGGCGCGCGAGACTTCGCGCTTCCGTCGGCCTTCCTTCCGACCTTCACGACAGAATTCCCGTTCGTAACAGACATCTACTCGAGTGCGCTGATGGTGACGCTCATCTTCACCGTCTTCAGTGTGCTCTTCGAAACACTCATCGGCTTCGGTCAGGCACTCATCTTAGACCAGGACTTCCGTGGTCGGCGATGGGTCCGCGTCGCTATCATCATCCCGTGGGCCGTTCCCATCGTCATTCAGGGGATGATCTGGTATCTGATGTTCCAGCCGAACATCGGGTTCCTCATCGGAACGACGGAAAACCCGGCGCTGCTGAACCAACTCGGTCTCATCGGAACGACGCCACTGCGCGACACCGCAGACTCGCTGTTCCTCATCATCGTGGCCGACGTCTGGAAGACTTCGGCGTTCATGGCGCTGCTCATCCTCGCAGGGATGCAGAGTATCGACCGCTCGCTGTACGACGTCGCGAAAGTCGCCGGCGCATCCCGCTGGCAGCAGTTCAGGATGATTACGTTACCGCTCATCCTGCCGACGGTGCTGGTCGCGATGCTGTTCCGCACCATCGACGCGATGCGCGTCTACGGTATCATCGAGACGATGGCAGGGTGTCAGACCGTGCCGTCGCTCTCCTGTCTCGTCGTCAGTACGTTCAACGCACCGCTGTACGGGACCTCCGCGACGGTGGCATTCGTCACCGCAGCGATCATCGCGCTCGTGGTCTCCGTGTACATCTACAACTTCGCCAGCGAGGGGCTCTAA